In Trichomycterus rosablanca isolate fTriRos1 chromosome 4, fTriRos1.hap1, whole genome shotgun sequence, one DNA window encodes the following:
- the elp5 gene encoding elongator complex protein 5 codes for MLLDVLQGAEAGGLVVIKDTVSYSGRRLLKYYINCALKREDAVHVLGFEVPEQELFAGLYSNRKHLFHFHNAYGDPLGWTNQSSFTVKQFCTPDITRLIHEKQHGKASVLVIDSFSWVLRHCDPAFICQELQKLKRGGSVRMIIGLLHMDLHQQGVIGTICHLASTVISVTPASNATHALAKTTCRKKSGKVMQEHEFFSITEDLTLSLENKPGQHGHVQTDVDSNEVDPTLNLTFNLRLSAVEKEAKEKVALPFIFSEEKKSALLRPNQGSGRIMYEPDANDDFDEEDPDDDLDV; via the exons ATGTTGTTAGATGTATTACAGGGAGCTGAAGCTGGAGGATTGGTTGTTATTAAAG ATACCGTCTCTTATTCTGGACGGCGCCTTCTTAAATATTACATAAACTGCGCCTTAAAGAG ggaggaCGCTGTTCATGTGTTGGGTTTTGAAGTTCCAGAGCAGGAATTGTTTGCTGGATTGTACAGCAACCGCAAACATTT GTTTCACTTTCACAATGCATACGGTGATCCCCTGGGCTGGACTAATCAATCCTCATTCACTGTGAAGCAGTTCTGCACACCAGACATCACTCGGTTAATCCATGAAAAACAACATGGCAAAGCTTCTGTACTCGTCATCGACTCTTTTTCTTGGGTTTTAAGGCATTGTGACCCAGCTTTTATTTGTCAAGAACTACAGAAACTAAAGAGAG GAGGCTCTGTCAGGATGATCATTGGTCTACTTCACATGGATCTTCATCAGCAGGGTGTCATAGGAACCATTTGCCATTTAGCCAGCACTGTTATCTCTGTGACACCTGCAAGCAATGCAACGCATGCTCTGGCCAAGACAACATGCCGTAAAAAATCTGGAAAGGTTATGCAGGAG CATGAGTTTTTTAGTATAACAGAGGACTTAACACTATCCTTAGAAAATAAACCTGGTCAACACGGACATGTACAGACAGATGTGGACAGTAACGAG GTGGATCCAACATTAAATTTGACCTTTAATCTTCGTTTGTCAGCGGTTGAGAAGGAAGCCAAGGAAAAGGTTGCACTACCTTTCATCTTCAGCGAAGAAAA GAAATCTGCTCTGCTGAGGCCAAACCAAGGTTCTGGACGCATTATGTATGAACCTGATGCCAATGATGACTTTGATGAAGAAGACCCAGATGATGACCTTGATGTCTGA